GATTAATCAAtgtgaaataacatttttcttcgGAAATTCAGAAGAAACAAATTGTACATGACAATGTTTCACAGTTCCATATGACAAAAGTACAAGAAACAAACAACAAAAAGCAGAAGGCACGAAACAAGACGCAAAAAGCACATTGTAGATGAGCCTTTAGTcatgataattatatgaaacttgcaaagagtggctagtaagattaaagacatagtaattatttttatcagtttaatttttctgatacgacctcaacacagggaattcaaATTGCAAAGAGGGACTTTTGCAGAATTTCTAATTAACAAGCAATAAAGGACTTTTGCGAGTTAAGATTATTTGCCAAGAAGGACTTTGGCTTATATTCAAGTTCGGTTACGTGTCGCCGGAAAGTACGGTTAAGATAAATGTAATACTAAGACATTCATTTATCACTTTATcacattcttttattttatctatttttcgttaatttcattttgttaataaattactattacGTTAAAACGTTCTATCTCTATCCTGACATAAACGGACCTTACTCTTAGCCAAGACACAAACCCGACTCAGCCGGAACTCCGAGTCTCAACTAAATGGGGTTTGAGTCCATAATATGAACAGTACGTAAACAATCCATTGTATTGAGTTTAGCCACGTCCAGCAAACAGTCGAGCTTTATGTAAGCTTGAAATTTAACGTAATAACGACTTTTAAAAACCACGTTGTACGATGAAACGTGGCTCTCCGTCAGTGACTacataattatcaatatatcCGTAATTACAAGCTGCTTCGAATCgctgtaaaaatgtatttaacgTACATTATTGTCAGTATATTACTCTGCATATCTTCGTTCGTCAGTGGGGTTAGTAGTCCTTTGTTCTAATGTTCTTTAGAAACTTTAATGTGCATTAtcatgaaaatattgaaattttagagCGAGCTCGACTATGACGGCTGGTTACAATTAAGGTTATGGCACGCATTCAACGACGACCCGGTGCCTGTGTTCACAGAACGTGGAAACATCACGGTGTCCAGCGTGCGTAACGGTGCGTCCGTTGTCGGGCAGAATGGTCTGTTGCCGGCACAAATAAACGCGCTAAAAAATCTTGCCGACCACGATGGCAAATACAGATTGAAAGCATTGGCACGCACCTCGTCCGGTAGCGAGATCACGTTCCTCACCTCAGTGCCAGCGGTAATAACacttgatagaaaaaaaacttctaAAAATTATCCACACTTTATTGATAGATCCTTTGACAAAGAAATCTATTTAAGATTTTCcagattatttagaatttttggaTGAAAGAACATGTTCAAGCATTGGTggcttttataaatttacattattcgATAGTACATTATACTTCAAGGTATTTAAGTGTGCTAATCATGCTACTGTCAATTTATAGTGCTATCTGCTTGGTTCTGACCTAGAAGATATCATAACGATATGGTTGGATAGTGCAGCAGAACCGATAGCTGTGAGCATTTCCTCTTCGGGTCCTTGTTTGTTAGAAAATCCTTTTACAAATATGTGGACGACGAATGTTATGGTTAAATATCCAGATGGTGGTCCAATTCCGGATACCGCTACGTATATACAGAAACTTGAACGAGAACGAGAAgcaagagaaagaggagaaacCAAAGATAACCGTTCATTCTTTGCAAAATATGTAAGTGTTTTTCTtatgaatttaaattagaaatatagagaatttatttaatctgcaactttttcatttttattg
The nucleotide sequence above comes from Linepithema humile isolate Giens D197 chromosome 4, Lhum_UNIL_v1.0, whole genome shotgun sequence. Encoded proteins:
- the EMC10 gene encoding ER membrane protein complex subunit 10; the protein is MYLTYIIVSILLCISSFVSGSELDYDGWLQLRLWHAFNDDPVPVFTERGNITVSSVRNGASVVGQNGLLPAQINALKNLADHDGKYRLKALARTSSGSEITFLTSVPACYLLGSDLEDIITIWLDSAAEPIAVSISSSGPCLLENPFTNMWTTNVMVKYPDGGPIPDTATYIQKLEREREARERGETKDNRSFFAKYWMYIVPALIFLLLSSATNPEAAAGGSAQRQ